Proteins encoded in a region of the Sphingopyxis sp. OAS728 genome:
- a CDS encoding DUF4126 domain-containing protein: protein MTPLAAVSDAAHKGTLPAASAAPAIIANPLVAAGTKALAAGELAGDKMESAPDRTVAAGMAARIVTGAIAGMSIAPREQRALAALLGVAGAVGAAYVTFHLRVKAIARYGQKPTGVVEDALILGATSLVMKGVTLPPAPPPQPAH from the coding sequence ATGACGCCGCTCGCTGCGGTGAGCGATGCCGCACACAAGGGCACTCTGCCCGCAGCTAGCGCTGCCCCAGCGATTATTGCCAACCCGCTCGTGGCCGCAGGCACGAAAGCGCTCGCCGCCGGCGAACTCGCGGGAGACAAGATGGAATCGGCGCCCGACCGGACGGTTGCCGCCGGAATGGCAGCTCGCATCGTAACCGGTGCAATTGCCGGCATGTCGATTGCACCGCGCGAGCAACGCGCACTTGCCGCATTGCTTGGCGTCGCAGGCGCGGTCGGCGCAGCTTATGTGACCTTTCACCTCAGGGTGAAGGCCATCGCTCGCTATGGACAAAAACCCACGGGCGTGGTCGAAGACGCGCTTATTCTGGGAGCTACCAGCCTGGTGATGAAAGGCGTGACTCTGCCTCCAGCGCCGCCTCCTCAACCAGCCCACTAA
- a CDS encoding DUF2945 domain-containing protein, giving the protein MPDKFKAGDEVIWKSHGGTAQGKVVKKVTAPLEIKGHHVAASAENPEYLVATGAGKRAGHKAGALQRR; this is encoded by the coding sequence ATGCCAGACAAGTTCAAAGCCGGTGACGAGGTCATATGGAAAAGCCATGGCGGCACGGCGCAAGGCAAGGTCGTGAAGAAAGTCACCGCGCCGCTCGAGATCAAGGGCCACCACGTCGCAGCATCCGCCGAAAATCCCGAATATCTTGTTGCAACTGGAGCGGGAAAGCGTGCCGGTCATAAAGCGGGCGCGCTTCAGCGGCGGTAA
- a CDS encoding TetR/AcrR family transcriptional regulator, with amino-acid sequence MTETIIKRMGRPPKVTRDEILDAAERWEPAELQLTSLADALGISVKTIYYYFPARQVLLDALTERAVAEMGLPDIMAAATWRDVLTDVAIWFYQLGYSHPGWFIESNIVVRRVGLQLLRLTFTRLEELGWQKSDAMRANLVVSNWAVCRGESANANPAGKYSTEQARDMLADYFSADVADEMNMVSQTVGSEQELFDDGLAVVLAGIEQVILGDRRE; translated from the coding sequence ATGACCGAGACCATCATCAAACGCATGGGCCGCCCGCCGAAGGTGACGCGCGACGAGATCCTCGACGCGGCCGAACGGTGGGAGCCCGCCGAGTTACAGCTCACTTCGCTCGCCGATGCGCTCGGCATCTCGGTGAAGACCATCTATTATTATTTCCCGGCCCGGCAGGTGCTGCTCGACGCACTGACCGAGCGCGCGGTTGCCGAGATGGGACTGCCGGATATCATGGCGGCCGCGACTTGGCGCGACGTGCTGACCGACGTGGCCATCTGGTTTTACCAGTTAGGGTATTCGCACCCGGGCTGGTTCATCGAATCGAACATCGTCGTCCGGCGTGTCGGCCTGCAATTGCTACGGCTGACCTTCACCCGGCTCGAAGAACTGGGCTGGCAGAAATCCGACGCCATGCGTGCCAATCTCGTGGTCAGCAACTGGGCCGTCTGCCGGGGAGAGTCCGCCAACGCCAATCCGGCGGGCAAATATTCCACCGAGCAGGCGCGCGATATGCTGGCGGACTATTTCAGCGCCGATGTGGCGGACGAAATGAACATGGTGTCGCAGACTGTTGGCAGCGAGCAGGAATTGTTCGACGACGGGCTGGCAGTGGTGCTGGCCGGTATCGAACAAGTAATATTGGGTGACCGACGTGAATAG
- a CDS encoding prolyl oligopeptidase family serine peptidase: protein MTETMDAAVPDDYRWLEEDADAAVIAWQTKANDTTVAELAASPNAARVAAAVNATFEDLFAATAPERFGDSWFRKVQVEGRPNLVLTVSPSPTEAGRVLVDPSDHGPAATITICHPSPDGTLLFVGISVDQAVAYRVLSVADGNVVREFPSIAGYALGAWAHDNSGFFYSVLGMKTLADGQVAPQYDVWWQPLSGEAELQPTELDFPFGWPVMSADGRWVSVLANQTAPRPRWIKRTDGGNWIRVLAEDGGPAGSMYKGRFVGDEYWAITDDVSGWCRLVAIPADSFDDRAKWRELIAAREELKLVSITLCGKYVALTTIEGGVMRLKSLDLQGRDLGYLPLPDDGAFGLMGFGFIAAIMSDVVGPDGDSCVFLHSSLTSGCGVYRADLRELTVEELEASAHPLSDRELERLSATGPNGPVTYWVLRKRSTPLDGSAPTIVTGYGGFNAPWIPSYSAMGAAWTELGGLWVHTQLRGGGERDTEFWNQGRMHRKQGTFDDMFAVIEDLHARGFATPERTGVIGSSNGGLLTCAVFTQRPDLIGAAVAQVPVCDLVNLARDPVPLNIVKADYGDPAIAEDAAAMRAYSPVHRVRTGTHYPALLCDAGAADTTCPPWHARKMIAAAEAANSSDRRIRLRVREGAGHNTMTRELFIERDVEELTFFYDELS from the coding sequence ATGACCGAGACGATGGATGCCGCCGTGCCGGACGATTATCGCTGGCTGGAGGAGGATGCGGACGCTGCGGTGATTGCATGGCAGACGAAAGCGAACGACACGACGGTGGCCGAACTCGCCGCGTCCCCCAACGCCGCGCGCGTTGCCGCCGCGGTGAATGCGACGTTCGAGGACCTCTTCGCCGCGACCGCGCCCGAACGTTTCGGCGATAGCTGGTTCCGCAAGGTCCAGGTCGAAGGCCGCCCCAATCTGGTGCTGACGGTTTCGCCCAGCCCGACCGAAGCGGGCCGCGTGCTTGTCGACCCGAGCGATCATGGCCCGGCCGCGACGATCACCATCTGCCATCCCTCGCCGGACGGGACGCTGCTGTTCGTCGGCATCAGCGTCGATCAGGCGGTCGCCTATCGCGTCCTGAGCGTCGCGGACGGCAACGTCGTGCGCGAATTTCCGTCGATCGCCGGTTATGCGCTGGGCGCGTGGGCGCACGACAACAGCGGCTTCTTTTATTCGGTCCTCGGCATGAAGACGCTCGCCGACGGTCAGGTCGCGCCGCAATATGACGTCTGGTGGCAGCCGCTGTCGGGCGAGGCCGAATTGCAGCCTACCGAGCTCGACTTTCCCTTCGGCTGGCCGGTGATGTCGGCCGATGGCCGCTGGGTGTCGGTGCTGGCCAACCAGACCGCGCCGCGCCCGCGCTGGATCAAACGTACGGACGGCGGCAACTGGATCCGCGTGCTGGCGGAGGACGGCGGCCCGGCCGGTTCGATGTACAAGGGGCGGTTTGTTGGCGACGAATATTGGGCGATCACCGATGATGTTTCAGGCTGGTGCCGGCTGGTCGCGATCCCCGCCGACAGCTTCGACGATCGCGCCAAATGGCGCGAATTGATCGCAGCCCGCGAGGAGCTCAAGCTGGTCTCGATCACCCTGTGCGGCAAATATGTCGCGCTCACCACCATCGAGGGCGGTGTGATGCGGCTCAAGTCGCTCGACCTGCAGGGCCGCGACCTCGGCTATCTGCCGCTTCCCGATGACGGTGCCTTCGGGCTGATGGGGTTTGGCTTTATCGCCGCGATCATGTCCGATGTCGTCGGTCCCGACGGCGATTCCTGTGTGTTCCTTCACAGCAGCCTGACCTCCGGCTGCGGCGTTTACCGTGCTGACCTTCGCGAGTTGACGGTCGAAGAGTTGGAGGCGTCAGCGCATCCGCTGAGCGATCGTGAACTGGAGCGCCTGAGCGCGACCGGCCCGAACGGCCCTGTCACCTATTGGGTGCTGCGCAAGCGGTCGACCCCGCTCGACGGCAGCGCGCCGACGATCGTCACCGGCTATGGCGGCTTTAACGCGCCCTGGATCCCCAGCTATTCGGCGATGGGCGCGGCGTGGACCGAGCTGGGCGGCCTGTGGGTCCATACCCAGCTACGCGGCGGCGGCGAGCGTGACACCGAATTCTGGAATCAGGGCCGGATGCACCGCAAGCAGGGCACGTTCGACGATATGTTCGCGGTGATCGAGGATCTCCATGCGCGCGGTTTCGCGACGCCCGAACGCACCGGCGTGATCGGTTCGTCCAACGGCGGCCTGTTGACCTGCGCGGTGTTCACCCAGCGTCCCGACCTGATCGGCGCCGCGGTGGCGCAGGTGCCGGTGTGCGATCTGGTCAACCTTGCCCGCGATCCGGTGCCGCTGAATATCGTGAAGGCCGATTATGGCGACCCGGCGATTGCCGAGGATGCGGCGGCGATGCGCGCCTATTCGCCCGTCCACCGGGTCCGTACCGGGACGCATTATCCGGCCCTGCTGTGCGATGCGGGGGCCGCCGACACGACCTGCCCGCCGTGGCATGCGCGTAAGATGATCGCGGCGGCGGAAGCCGCGAACAGCTCCGATCGCCGTATCCGCCTGCGCGTGCGCGAAGGCGCTGGACACAATACGATGACACGCGAACTGTTCATCGAGCGAGATGTGGAGGAGCTCACCTTCTTTTACGATGAACTGAGCTGA
- a CDS encoding sensor histidine kinase, whose protein sequence is MASIDYARFNQVISNLISNACKFSPSGSTVRIRLERRDDFAVVRVVDEGPGIGPEFRQRMFTRFAQEEGVHQAGHVGTGLGLAISKAIIDAHGGTIALDESYADGAAFNISLPLL, encoded by the coding sequence ATGGCATCGATTGATTATGCGCGGTTTAATCAGGTCATTTCCAATTTGATCTCGAACGCCTGCAAATTCTCTCCGTCCGGCTCTACCGTTCGGATCCGTCTTGAGCGACGAGATGATTTCGCCGTGGTTCGCGTCGTAGACGAAGGACCGGGAATCGGGCCGGAATTCCGTCAACGCATGTTCACGCGCTTCGCACAGGAGGAAGGCGTTCACCAGGCAGGCCATGTCGGCACCGGACTTGGACTCGCGATCAGTAAGGCCATCATCGACGCGCACGGCGGAACAATCGCTCTGGATGAATCCTATGCCGATGGTGCTGCATTCAATATTTCACTCCCGCTTCTCTGA
- a CDS encoding PAS-domain containing protein, producing MSRYDIIAKIPGDEALRLAAIERYKLSGIGREAAFDRIARLTASLFEVPVSLVSIVGSEMQCFRGACGLDVSGTPRDIAFCAFAILDSDVTVVPDAMEDPRFAHNPLVTGPPYLRFYAGAPLRVDNRAVGTLCIGDTKPRQFSLEDRKRLADLACTVVDLVELRVERFASKDHRHQLDNERELLKLTVENVSEGVGLFDADLRLMLWNEDFTRLLGYPAGAVRERATAAELVYPVAARGDLGPGDPSDIVAAMMASIQSSESRHLDIVRADGTTIEFRRRTLVDGRFIATVRDVTTERQIARLKDELVSTVSHELRTPLTAIAGSLGLITAGAAGEVAPKAARLATIALRNAERLTGLVNDLLDMDKLHSGRMNFTFAVEDIAQLLAEAVEQNEPFAQRHGVALN from the coding sequence ATGTCCCGATACGACATCATCGCGAAAATACCCGGCGACGAGGCGCTGCGGCTGGCGGCAATCGAGCGCTATAAATTATCGGGGATCGGGCGCGAGGCCGCCTTCGACCGCATAGCCCGGCTGACCGCAAGCCTGTTCGAGGTGCCGGTTTCCCTCGTGTCGATCGTCGGTTCCGAAATGCAGTGTTTTCGCGGCGCATGCGGGCTCGATGTGTCGGGCACACCGCGCGACATCGCCTTCTGCGCCTTTGCCATCCTCGACAGCGACGTGACGGTCGTACCGGACGCGATGGAAGATCCCCGGTTCGCGCATAATCCGCTTGTGACAGGGCCACCCTATCTTCGTTTCTACGCGGGCGCACCGCTGCGGGTCGACAACCGTGCGGTTGGAACACTGTGCATCGGCGACACGAAGCCGCGGCAGTTCAGCCTGGAGGACCGCAAACGGCTCGCCGATCTCGCGTGTACGGTCGTCGATCTTGTCGAGCTGCGCGTCGAGCGGTTTGCGTCTAAGGATCATCGACACCAACTCGACAATGAGCGCGAGCTATTGAAGCTGACCGTCGAAAATGTCAGCGAGGGGGTCGGCCTGTTCGACGCCGATCTCAGGCTGATGCTCTGGAACGAGGATTTCACCAGGTTGCTGGGCTACCCCGCAGGGGCGGTACGCGAAAGGGCCACAGCCGCAGAGCTCGTATATCCCGTGGCCGCAAGAGGAGACCTTGGCCCGGGCGACCCTTCAGACATCGTTGCCGCGATGATGGCCTCGATCCAAAGCTCGGAAAGCCGCCACCTCGACATCGTACGCGCCGATGGAACGACGATCGAATTCCGGCGCAGGACGCTCGTCGACGGACGATTTATCGCAACCGTTCGCGACGTCACGACCGAACGGCAAATTGCCCGCCTCAAGGACGAACTGGTTTCGACGGTGAGCCACGAGCTGCGGACACCGCTCACCGCGATCGCGGGTTCACTGGGCCTGATCACGGCCGGTGCAGCGGGCGAAGTCGCTCCCAAAGCCGCACGGCTTGCCACCATCGCCTTACGGAATGCCGAGCGCCTGACCGGTCTCGTGAACGATCTGCTCGACATGGACAAATTGCATTCGGGCCGCATGAATTTCACCTTTGCGGTCGAAGACATTGCCCAGCTGCTGGCCGAGGCGGTCGAGCAGAATGAACCGTTTGCGCAGCGCCATGGCGTTGCGCTGAATTGA